The Anastrepha ludens isolate Willacy chromosome 2, idAnaLude1.1, whole genome shotgun sequence genome contains a region encoding:
- the LOC128858808 gene encoding uncharacterized protein LOC128858808 translates to MMKTTKIYLFKILLLLLCAVQAATSLPMELVTIQQAEVPFSRQATAVAVVNEALQPSTPAVGGEGDERAVDVPLLMPLRTVDELPPRDGKCVEVGKFCHLAEECCTRRCLTYAKRCVT, encoded by the exons ATGATGAAGACAACGAAAATTTatctgtttaaaattttgttgctgttattgtgcGCAGTG CAGGCTGCAACAAGTTTGCCCATGGAATTGGTGACAATCCAACAGGCGGAAGTGCCTTTCAGCCGACAAGCAACTGCGGTcgctgtggtgaatgaggcttTGCAGCCGTCGACGCCAGCAGTAGGTGGAGAAGGAGATGAGCGTGCGGTTGATGTGCCGCTGCTAATGCCGTTACGGACGGTGGATGAG cttCCGCCGCGCGATGGAAAATGCGTCGAGGTTGGTAAATTTTGCCACTTGGCCGAAGAATGTTGCACGAGGCGTTGTCTCACCTACGCGAAAAGATGTGTCACTTAA